One region of Miscanthus floridulus cultivar M001 chromosome 19, ASM1932011v1, whole genome shotgun sequence genomic DNA includes:
- the LOC136529850 gene encoding ninja-family protein 4-like: MEGFLRDFLCGIGKGDDAPPPEQKPGQLREEMEEEVDLSLGLSLGGLFGIARKGDKLPRSSSESAMMTTPVEVPAPPALPRASGSPSSASSQGDGQRLQGSGTLMRTSSLPAVTEAAGNEEWKKRKEAQSLKRLEVKKKRIERRNSLTCSTSKEAAGQIPEEMNAHTDKLVSCDEAVLGNNENDSSGKHLAKGHPPKYQATITSQDSLSAIGKKPNSAFKAVTKEHSLSSSIPSSGEAIRRLIVTSPPTPSSPAPRTAATLGSKGDQSILGRAAVLQGQTAWGDVERRLMQEMPGVFTKGLPNGNRVEGFMYKYREGEEVKMVCICHGSFLTPSEFVQHAGAGNGKVDNVGV; this comes from the exons ATGGAGGGATTTTTGAGGGACTTCCTGTGCGGGATCGGCAAGGGAGACGACGCGCCGCCACCGGAGCAGAAGCCGGGGCAACTTCGGGAGGAAATGGAGGAGGAGGTAGACCTCAGTCTTGGGCTGTCTCTAGGCGGCCTGTTCGGGATCGCTAGGAAGGGGGACAAGCTCCCCCGGTCGTCGTCTGAGTCGGCCATGATGACGACGCCGGTGGAGGTGCCGGCGCCGCCCGCCCTCCCGCGGGCAAGCGGGAGCCCTTCCTCTGCCTCTTCACAAGGTGATGGGCAGAGATTGCAAG GCAGTGGCACCCTCATGAGGACTAGTTCACTCCCTGCTGTCACTGAGGCTGCTGGCAATGAAGAATGGAAGAAACGTAAGGAAGCACAGAGTCTGAAGAGACTCGAGGTTAAGAAGAAAAGGATTGAGAGGAGGAACTCTCTCACTTGCAGCACTTCGAAAGAAGCGGCCGGGCAGATTCCAGAGGAGATGAATGCACACACTGACAAATTAGTAAGTTGTGATGAAGCTGTTCTGGGCAATAACGAAAATGATAGCAGTGGCAAGCATCTGGCGAAGGGGCATCCCCCAAAGTACCAGGCTACAATTACATCACAAGATAGTTTGTCAGCAATTGGAAAGAAGCCAAACTCAGCCTTCAAAG CCGTCACTAAGGAGCACAGCTTGTCATCATCTATTCCCTCCTCCGGTGAAGCTATAAGGAGGTTGATAGTAACAAGTCCACCGACGCCTTCGTCTCCGGCTCCCAGAACAGCAGCAACCCTTGGTTCCAAGGGAGATCAAAGCATTTTAGGCAGGGCTGCTGTGCTGCAAGGGCAAACAGCATGGGGGGACGTGGAAAGGCGGTTGATGCAGGAGATGCCGGGCGTGTTCACCAAGGGGCTGCCCAATGGCAACAGGGTCGAAGGCTTCATGTATAAATAcagggaaggagaagaggtgaaaATGGTATGCATCTGCCATGGAAGCTTCCTTACTCCTTCGGAGTTTGTGCAGCACGCCGGAGCCGGCAACGGCAAGGTAGAtaatgttggggtttag